TGTCTGCCATGGGTGAAGGATTAGCAGTGGCAGTGTGCATGCTAGTAGCTGCCATCTCTTCTTGAGACACTCCCAGCAATCAGTGTCACTTTTGTAGTCACTCTGAAAGGTGAATGAGCTGTTTAAGGAGCCAGGTGAGGGAAAAGACCTTTTCTTTTAGTTACAAGTGATAGGATTTGGGGCAAGTCACTGGGATATAAGACAGTATGAAATAAATACCATAAGGGGAGGAAAAGCAAAGTCCTCCACAATAGGGGCCAGTTTGAGGGTAGGTGGGCACAGTAGCGAAGGCTTTATGGCCTTTGtactgggtcttgaaggatgaggagaTTTTGCAGGTGGAGATGCTGGGAAGGATATTGCAGATGGAGACCACAGCATGGATAAAGGCACAGTGGTTGGAAAATAACAGGCCTCCTGGGAGAAAGCAAGGAGATTgctgtggctggagcacagagcaTGTGTAGGTTAGTAGTGGAAGAGGAGTGTGGAAATGCAGGAAGGGGCCAGCCTGAGTGTGTCCTCAAGGTCAGGGTgatgagtttggattttatttaattagCCACAGGGAGCCTTTGATGAGTTTTGAGGCAGGTGGTGCTTAGATGGAGAGGAGACCAGAGGGTGATGAGAAAATGCCTCTTTCCTGGGAAACCATCACTATGAGAGGACTCCAGGCCCTGGATTTTGACACGATCCCTTTAGAGTGTGGGGTGGAAATCAGAGCACTGGGATAATGGGGTGTGGGAGATATAACCACGACCCATTGAGAACAATCCCATGGGCTCCAACTAGTGTTCAGGATTTCCTGAGCTCTGGGCCTAGCCCAGGGAGGTGGAAGCCACAATCTCTGCCTTCTAGGAGTTTCTAGTCTATGGAATGAGGAAACGTACACCAGGAGACAACTGGAGACCAATCCTAGACAGTGTGTGATCTGGCACTAAGGGGAGGGCACCAGCTGGGTGTGCAGTGTTTAGGGGTAGAAGATGAACTTGGTGGGCAGCCAGTGGGTCAGGCTTACTGGGGCTCCTGTCCTTGGTGGGAGGTAGCCCTGGATGACTTCTAAAGTGTCCTCAGACTCTGTACATGCCTGGCTCTAGGAGGAGAGGTCCTGAAGGATGGGCAGAACTTGGACATGtagaaggaagagaaatgggCTTTCCAGGGAGGGGGGGGCTGGGTGGTGGCGGGGCAGCCAGGGCAGACAAGGACTTAGGATGTATGGGGACACCGAGGGGACTGACTGAGCTGTCAGGTCAGGTTGGGTAGGCGGGGCAGAAaagccccagggcctggctgccAAGCAGGGTACCCTGGCTCGATGCAGTAGGCCAGGGATACTCAGAAGGGATGTGGTGTGACTGGGGTTTGGGGACAGTTAGCCCACAGCCATCAGACTCCTTGGGTCCCGCCAGATAAGGAAAGGGTCCCTGGAGGGCCATGTTGTGGGGTCTGGTTGGCCTCACAAGACTTAGGGGACCCCATGGATTCTGCTATATTCACAGGATGTGGCAAGATTCCAAGGATCCTATGAGTTTCTTTTGCCTGATCTTCCAAACCTGCgattcccccaccccagggaaaGCACTCCCTCCTTACCTTGCCTCCCACTCCAGTGTCCCTGGAGACTGCAGGGAGGAATGGGAGCTGATTTGGCCTTGAGACACAGCCAGGCAGGTACCTccctctctgtgccaggcccgGGTGGACCTCTagtgccctccctcccctcccccatccagggCCAGGGGAGACTCCAGGGCTCTGGCCGGGCAGTGGGTGGAGATGGCCAGAGTGGAAAGTCCCCACGGGCTGGATTATATCGGTGTTTGGCAGGCCGGGTCTTGGCCTTCTGCCTGGGGCTCAAGAGCCTGACAAATCTGTTTGGAGCCCTGAGTGAGGGGTGAGGTGGCAGACAGGGTACTGGTGTGGGGACTTTTTCCACTCACCCCAGAATGGAGAGTTCTCCAGTGCCAGGTTGGCGGGAGCTGGGCCAGCTCCAGGTCACCTCAGGCAATGAGAAGCTTGTAGCTGGGAAGCAGGCAGGACCCGGAGATGAGGGACAGAGAACAAGACAGATCAGGCTCGGGAGCAGGAACGAGGACAGACGAGAGCTGGGGAAGAGGGTAATGGGGGACACAGGTGTTTTAGGAGAACTAAAGACGcgggcagggacttccctcgtggtccagtggttaagactccgtgctcccaatgcagggggcgtgggtttgatccctggtcgggggactaagatccctcatgccgcacagtgaggcaaaaaaaaaaaaaaaagacatgggcagagtctcaatggaacagaagaagagagacaatGAAGAACAGAAGCAGGGGGCGGTATGTCCCCTCCTCCCATGCCCCTGCCCAGGCCTCCTGTTGCTGCAGATCAGTGCCAGTGGCACAACCAGAAGCCAGTGCGGCTTACTCTGTGGGTGTGTCCTGAGTGCTTGCTGAACTATGATGAGAATTTCTCCAAATGTCCTATTTGACCAGGGAAACCTCCAGAGCTGCCCCCAATAGCTCTGACTTCAGCCACTGGCAACCCAGCCCCTCCATCTGCATCTGTGCTAACAATaccgccaccatcaccaccatcagcacCACGCTCACCACTACCATTATCATTACCATCATCCTAGCTACTGACCCCATCAACCCCCAGACACTCCTAACTGCATCCCCCAAGGGGTTGGAGGTGCTGGAACCAGGACTTAAAGTCAGAATCTCTGAGTGCATCACCTACAGACCAGCGATTCTCAACAATTTTGCTCCCgaaagggacatttggcaatgcctgCAGACACtgttggttgtcacaactgggggactgttgctggcatctagtgggcagaggccagggatgctgctaaacatcctacaatgccgAGGACAGTGTCCACAGCGAGGAGTTCTTTGTTCGAAAGTGTCGAAAGCACTGAGGATGAAAAACCTGCCTATAGATCCTACGGCCCTCACTCTGCCCTCCTCTGGCCCTCACCCTAAAAGGCTTACCTCACACCTCTGGTTCCTGCACAAGAAGTCATATTTGCCGCTCCATCTTACGGCAACTTTGATTTCTTATCGCTCGCACCTCCTGGCCTCCACTGCTTGTACTGAAAAGTCAATAAGATGAAAAGTCCTTTGCAGCCACCCTCACAAGGGAAAACATACAGAAACAACTGATACGTGGAGCCCAGGGTACGCCCGGGATTGAGGTCATGCTGgtgcagggcagggaggcaggggctgggccggGTCCTCGGGGTATAAAGGAGGAAGGAGTGTTCAGGCCTTCACTCCACTCTGACGCCACAACTCTGAGCTGCTTCTCTGCTGTGGCCAGCTGGGAATCGGCATCATGAAGTGGATGGTGGTGGCCTTGGTCTGCCTCCAGACCTTGGAGGCGGCCGTGATCAAGTGAGTCTGGGGCCTGGCTGCTGGGGCAGGAGCCTgggcagccttttttttttttttttaatgaactaccatagactggatggcttataaacaacagaaatttatttctcaaagttctagagggtgggaagtccaagatcaaggtgcctgcagatttggtgtctggcgAGAACCTGCTTCCTAGTTCATATACCCCCATCTTTTTGCTATCCTCACATGTTGGAAGGGACAAGGAAGctctctggatgatctgcctCTGCTCTGGGACTTCTGGACAGGGAAGGCTCCCTGAATCGGTATAGGATAGGACTCAGCGGTGGGAGGAGATATGGCCTCTGCTTTCAGGGAACTTCCAGTCAAAGGGAGAAGCaccatcccttcccccactgATGAGAAAAGATGGATCGGAAACAGGGAGAATAGGGGTGACTACCACCCAAGCAGACGCTGAACGGCCGGTACAATTATTTCTAGATAGGGAgacgtttgctagtattttcctTAAGGCCCCCAACTTATTTGGCAGACGTCAAAATCATCTAAGCAGAAACACCAGTCATGTAATCTCTATACGCTGAGGTGTCAGGGGATAGGGAACGAGGCGGCACAGCTCACAGGACATCAGGACTCCTGGCCTGCCACACTGCCTGCTATTCTACCACTAAAGAGTGATTTTTTGGCGAAGAGATGGCTCCTCTCAGAAACTTCTTTGAATATGCAAATTCTGTAGCTGTGATGGGGTGAAGCAACCATCAGCCTTCATAGCTCAAGGTGAATGGGTTTAGCAGAGAATTTCTGGACAATGAAGGGTCTTGAGGGAATGGGGAAGAGATGgggaaagaagtgaaagcagCAGGAATTCTGGAGCCTGGAACAAGGCCTGGGTGGACCCGCAGAGACCCCTAGGCAATGGCAGCAAGCAGGTCTGGGAGGACGTGGGCAGAAACCCATAATTCAGTACATACAGTTCCAGAGCTGATTTGGGCTCCGGACCACCCAGGCCAAACTCCCCACTGTCCCTGCATCCTGAGAGGAGCGTGAATGATCCAGGCCAGACAAGTAGCTGCAGGGGCAGAACTAGGAGCCTGTTTTCTGAGTCTCCAGTCTAGTGCTCTTCCCCTGGGCCTGTGCTCTGTCACAGCCAGCCGGCACCAGGTGCCTGACAGCCACTGTACCAGAGGACTCTCTTTGGGGTGAACTTTGCCATCTatgaaactttcattttattttattttattttattttattttattttattttattttatttttttggccacactgcgcagcatgtgggatcttagttccctgaccagggatcgaacccgctcccactgcagtggaagtgcagagtcttaaccactggatgccagggaagtccctctgaaacctttttaaaaaatgcacaaattgggaattccctggcagtccagtggttaaggactccgcactttcactgctgagggcgcgggttcaatccctggtcagggaactaagatcccgcaagccacacggcacagccaaaaaaaacaaaaacaaaaacaaaacaaaacagaacaaaaatgtgCAAATCCTACAAAGGGTAATGTCTGAAGTTCCTCTCCCCTGCCTGGGAAAGTGTTTATGGGATATCTGAGAGTGGAGGACCAGGGTGGGATGAGGACCCATGAGATGGGGTGGGGGCATGCATGGGTGAAGGCAGTTGTTTTCTGAATCTCAGAGCAAGTCCTGAGAAGagttttgaaagaaagagaaagagagaggaagaaaatgagaggcagagggagaaagagccAGAGAGAACCAGAGattgagacagagatggagaaagagggagacaCACAGACACGTACAAGCTGCAGACACAGGGGGACAGAGCGGCAGGGAGCCTGAGGCAAACAgttagagatggagagagagagagattgggatATTAGAGCCTCTGTAGGAAAGAGGGAGGTCCTGCCCTGACCCCAGCCCTCCTGCAGAGTCCCCGTGAAGAAATTAAAGTCCATCCGTGAGACCATGAAGGAGAAGGGGATACTGGAGGACTTCCTGAGGACCCACAAGTACGACCCCGCCCAGAAGTACCGCTTTAATGACTTCAGCGTGGCCTCCGAGCCCATGGACTACATGGATGTGAGTCCTGACCCTCCCCGgggctcccctctccctgctgccaAAGGCGgagggccaggcctgggctgtGAGCTGCGCCCTTCCTCTCTGCACCTTCCCACCCGGCCCCTGGGCCTGCCCCCGTCTCTCAGACCTGCCAGCCCGGAGACTTCATTGGCGGGCAGAGCACTCAGGGGCCCCTGCTGACCTGGCAGCTGAGTCCACAGAGACCTTTGCAGCTGCCCCGGGCAGGCTTGGACCGAAGGTCTGTGGGTTCTGGGCGAGCGTGGAGGGCAGGCTTGGGCCCCTGCTTCTGGTGCGGGCTGTGGGGCTGGTCACTCTATCACTCTGTTCgtggaggaggctgggcctgATGGTCCCTGGATCCCGCCAGAGCTAACAGCCTGCCcatgtcccccctcccccgcccaggcTGCCTACTTTGGTGAGATCAGCATCGGGACCCCACCACAGAACTTCCTGGTCCTTTTTGATACTGGCTCCTCCAACCTGTGGGTGCCCTCTGTCTACTGCCAGAGCCAGGCCTGCAGTGAGTGCTAGGTTGGGCAGGGGAGGGCGGCTGGCAGGGCAGGGCACTGACACCCTCTGGGGAGGGGCCGCACTTCATAAAGATTGCTGGGGAGAGCTTCAGTTCTGGAAAGGACCAgggacttgtccagggtcacatggCACATGCCCAAGCCAGAGGGAAGAAGCTGGCCATGGAGCTGGGTGGCACCTCTGCTTTCCCTGCTCACCAATACGTATCCCTTCACCtactccagcccagcccagcccactccACTCCATCCTGTTTGCTCTGCGCAATGCCATTCCATCCTACTCCACTCTACAACACTCTATCTATGCTACTCCACCCCATGATTTACTAAGTTCTTACTGAGTATCTCAAGGGACACGGGAGAAGGATATAGATGTGGTCCCCTCCCTGTAgttgtatttggagacaggagaTGTTCACTTCCTAGGGCTGCCTTGGTCCCTGCCAAAGCCTTGGGGTTTGGGTCTTGACACCTCTAGTCCAGAAGGTCCCTCATTGGCCCCATCCTAGGCTATCTCAGGATCCTGGTGTGGCCAGCTTCTCCTCGGGGTGAGGTCAGGGTCAGGGAACACACAGATGCCCTGGAGGTTCATTCACTCCTTCATCCAACGAGTAATTTCTCGGCACTCGCCATGTGTCAGGAGATCTGCTGGGGGTCAGGGAGATGAATAGATTCTATATAACCTGCCCATAGGGAGGTCACCATCCTAGGGCATCTCAAGATTCTGTAGGTCAGAGGGGGCTTTGGAGTCAAGGCTGGCCAGTTCTTGTGGGTCTTCCCACGCCAGGAATGTCAGCTGGCCACCACCTGACTCAGTGGCCGttggggggtggggcgtgggggaGTGCTGAGGCCCCAGGGTGTGAGCTCAGGCTGGGAGACAGGTGGGCAGCCCGGCAGGCCTGAGAGTGGGCCAGCCTGACTTCCCAAATTTTCCTTCCCTTGCAGCCAGCCACACCCGCTTCAACCCCAGCCTGTCCTCCACCTACTCCAGCAATGGGCAGACCTTCTCCCTGCAGTATGGCAGTGGCAGCCTCACCGGCTTCTTCGGCTATGACACTCTGACAGTGAGTGATGCTGCCGGCTGCCCCCGTCCCTACCCCCAGATGTGGGGAAGGTAGTCCGGGGCTGTGAGCTGGATTCTAACCTCCAAGTTCTCACAGTCTCATGGGCAGACTTAGATGGAGGCCCTGGAAAATATGGGAAACACCTAGTGCTCTACCGTACAGGCCAGAAAATCAGTACAATAAAGGctcatccagggacttccctggtggtccagtggttaagactccgtgcttccactgcagggggcatgggtctgactcctggtcggggaattaagatcccgcatgccacaaggcgcagccaaaaaaaaaaaaaaaaaagctcatccattcactcattgaaCCCTCACTGCGGgccattatgtgccaggcaccgagGGCACCACAATGGTTGCGATGACCTGGTCCTTAAGGAACTTAAAGCCTCGGGAAGAAGAAGGTTGGGGTGGGGAATGCTGCAGCAGTCGGGGATGGCTTCTTGGAAGAGAAAGTGGCTTTTGCAAACGTGTCAAGAAGAGAAgcagcagaaacaaaggagggatGAAGAACAGACCCTTGAGGGGTCTGAGGagggggagcctgggggaggtgggtggagttACACTCGTCACCTTCCATCCTCTCTTTCCCCTCCAGGTCCAGGGCATCAAGGTCCCCAACCAGGAGTTCGGCCTGAGCGAGAACGAGCCGGGTACCAATTTCCTCTATGCGAAGTTCGATGGCATCATGGGCATGGCCTACCCTGCCCTGTCCATGGGCAGGGCCACCACCGCCCTGCAGGGCATGCTGCAGGAGGGTGCCCTCACCAGCCCAGTCTTCAGCTTCTATCTCAGCAGGTAAGGAACCACCTGGTggtccccagctcccagcccattGCCCCCGTGGCCCTGGACGGCTGAGGTTCAACACTTTGGGATTTGAAGGCCTCCCAGCAGGCATATTTGGCAGGGCCTTTCCTCCTGGGCTTCtgactcttcctcctcccctccccaacccctgcatCTGTCCCTGCCCACTTGGcctcttctttgtatttcttggCCACGACAGTATCTCTCCTTCCTCCGGCTGAACCCTTCTTTGAGCATTGCTACTGCTTCTCCACACCTCTTGGGCTTACCTCCTGCCCAGAGCCCCAGTTAGCTCACTTCCTCCTGACCAAATGTTCTCTACCTGGACACCTCTTTTGTGTAGAAATCTATTGCTTCATCTCCTTTGATCTATTGTTCTAGCCAGGTCCTGGAGTCTTCTGGTCTAGGTCCACCATGAACTCCTAACAAGTTGTTATTCTTACCACAAACACGAGCCAACTCAGTGATTTATGTGGATGGGCCCCGGTGCCAGGCAgtaggaggggtgggggggcgtCACgtgtggctggggtgggggggactttctttcctctccagaATTAGACAACTACCTTCTAGAGATAGTCAATATCTACTCCCTGGGGCTTAGTCATTTGAATCTTTCAACCACATTATCCTGTTACGACGGTGGCTGGCCTGTGTTTACAAGTACTCTGAGTTTAGCCTGTAGGAGCTCTGCCCAGTTCCACGCTCGGGTTCGTCTTCTGTCTAACAGGggaggccctgccctcccctccacctggGCCCTACCTCCCTCCGATCCCAGCAGAAAAATAACAAGCTGGGCCCGGGTCTGGCTCCCGTGGACACGCTCCACCAGCAGCACAAAGTGAAAGGGAATGGAGAACGTGGTGTGCGGCAGGGTGGGGGGCCAGACGACCAGAGGCT
This is a stretch of genomic DNA from Balaenoptera musculus isolate JJ_BM4_2016_0621 chromosome 11, mBalMus1.pri.v3, whole genome shotgun sequence. It encodes these proteins:
- the PGC gene encoding gastricsin: MKWMVVALVCLQTLEAAVIKVPVKKLKSIRETMKEKGILEDFLRTHKYDPAQKYRFNDFSVASEPMDYMDAAYFGEISIGTPPQNFLVLFDTGSSNLWVPSVYCQSQACTSHTRFNPSLSSTYSSNGQTFSLQYGSGSLTGFFGYDTLTVQGIKVPNQEFGLSENEPGTNFLYAKFDGIMGMAYPALSMGRATTALQGMLQEGALTSPVFSFYLSSQQGSQDGGAVIFGGVDSSLYTGQIYWAPVTQELYWQIGIEEFLIGDQATGWCSQGCQAIVDTGTSLLTVPQQFMSSLLQATGAKEDQYGQFLVDCSNIQSLPTLTFIINGVQFPLPPTSYILNNDDSFCMVGVEATYLPSQNGQPLWILGDVFLRSYYSVYDLGNNRVGFATAA